One segment of Rubripirellula amarantea DNA contains the following:
- a CDS encoding acyltransferase family protein yields MQKLDAPAVKAASPIERKSSIDVFRGMVMFLMLAELLHLGSLARAFPGNWFFEWVHFHTTHVEWEGCSLHDLIQPAFTFLVGVSMPFSIASRLSKGQSTSRLLLHAVWRSLVLIGLGIVLRSLGRDQTYFTFEDTLTQIGLGYFFVVLIALSPRWVHYASAFTILVLFWAAFAIAPPPPFDFDYVAVGVAPDWPHHHEGFASRWNINSNLSWRVDQWWMNLFPREEPFVYNSGGYSTLSFVPTMVTMIFGLIAGTWMKEPLTLQARSNRFLSATFIGIGVGLLLAWLDIVPLVKKIWTPSFTLYSGGWCMLWLYVLHLVCDVKAWTRWAFPFMVIGANSILIYVMSWTVADPISEMLVRHLGRAPFELFGERTAPIFIGAATLGIMYYVLLWLYRKRVFVKI; encoded by the coding sequence TGATGTTGGCTGAACTTCTACATCTCGGGTCTTTGGCGAGGGCGTTTCCGGGGAACTGGTTCTTTGAGTGGGTGCATTTTCATACGACGCACGTGGAGTGGGAGGGCTGTTCGTTACATGACCTGATTCAGCCTGCGTTCACGTTCCTGGTGGGTGTCTCGATGCCATTTTCGATCGCCAGTCGGTTATCGAAAGGGCAATCCACTTCACGTTTGCTGCTGCATGCGGTTTGGCGGTCTTTGGTTTTGATTGGTTTGGGAATTGTCCTGCGTTCGCTCGGGCGAGACCAAACGTACTTTACCTTCGAAGATACGCTGACTCAGATTGGTCTAGGTTACTTCTTCGTTGTCTTGATCGCGCTATCGCCACGTTGGGTTCACTACGCCTCGGCATTTACCATCTTGGTGTTGTTTTGGGCTGCATTCGCGATCGCGCCTCCGCCACCGTTCGACTTCGACTACGTGGCCGTTGGTGTCGCCCCAGATTGGCCTCATCACCACGAAGGATTTGCTTCGAGATGGAATATCAACAGCAACCTTTCGTGGCGGGTCGACCAGTGGTGGATGAATTTATTTCCTCGCGAAGAACCGTTCGTTTACAACTCTGGCGGCTACAGCACGCTGTCGTTTGTGCCCACGATGGTCACCATGATATTCGGCTTGATCGCTGGTACTTGGATGAAAGAACCTTTGACTCTACAAGCGAGGTCTAATCGCTTTCTATCGGCGACTTTCATTGGCATTGGTGTTGGATTGCTGCTCGCGTGGCTCGACATCGTCCCTTTGGTTAAGAAGATATGGACGCCCTCGTTCACGCTCTATAGTGGCGGTTGGTGCATGCTTTGGCTCTATGTGCTGCACCTCGTTTGCGATGTCAAAGCTTGGACTAGGTGGGCGTTCCCGTTCATGGTCATCGGAGCGAACTCGATCTTGATCTACGTGATGAGTTGGACTGTGGCAGATCCAATCAGCGAAATGCTGGTGCGTCACCTAGGACGCGCCCCATTTGAATTGTTCGGCGAACGGACGGCACCGATCTTCATTGGTGCCGCAACACTGGGCATCATGTATTACGTTCTCCTTTGGCTTTACCGGAAACGTGTCTTTGTCAAAATTTGA